A window of the Aquimarina spinulae genome harbors these coding sequences:
- a CDS encoding S9 family peptidase, with protein MKKLFTLSMGLLLFYSCKQEKKEEIAQPIKIDQYSIEQFMDNENAFSNGFSADKSKVLMTSNRSGIYNMYTVATNGGELIPVTKSDSASVFGLSYFPEDDRILFRMDGNGDEIHKLFIKDSSGIKRLTPEKNVRASFRGWAKDGKSFFYATNERDPKYMDHYEMDIADFTSKLIYQNTDGMDFGGMSEDRKYIALSKSINTNDNDLYLLNTETKEKVKINDNLSGNSPEDFSPDGKSFYYTTDDNAEFSYLMKYNLEDGSKEKVLEKNWDISGFYFTQNGKYQVMFTNEDAKTVMEVKEVATGNTIDFPSIENQQINRARFSRDESMALLSVGGSNTPTNSYSYDLATKKYHKLTDVLNKDINPDHLVTSEVVRFKSFDGLDIPAIYYKPKQATVDHKVPALVWVHGGPGGQSRQGFSSVIQYLVNHGYAVLAVNNRGSSGYGKTFFKMDDRNHGDKDLKDCVAGKDWLAKQDIVDADKIGIIGGSYGGYMTMAALTYTPEEFKVGVNIFGVTNWLRTLKSIPPWWESFKEALYTEMGDPNTADSVRLRQISPLFHTEKVTKPLIVLQGAKDPRVLKVESDEIVEGVKKSGVPVEYVLFEDEGHGFVKKENQIEAYGRILKFLDKYLKSAGTEMINDGKTESTKIDSES; from the coding sequence ATGAAAAAACTATTCACACTTAGTATGGGGCTGCTCCTCTTCTACTCTTGTAAGCAAGAAAAAAAAGAGGAAATCGCTCAGCCTATCAAAATCGACCAGTATTCGATAGAACAATTTATGGATAATGAAAATGCATTTTCGAATGGATTTTCTGCAGATAAATCCAAGGTGCTTATGACAAGCAACCGTTCTGGAATCTATAATATGTATACTGTTGCTACCAATGGTGGTGAACTTATACCTGTAACCAAATCTGATAGTGCTTCGGTTTTTGGGTTATCATATTTCCCCGAGGATGATAGAATCTTATTCAGAATGGATGGTAATGGTGATGAAATACATAAACTCTTTATCAAAGACAGTTCGGGTATCAAACGTCTGACTCCCGAAAAGAATGTAAGAGCCTCGTTTAGAGGATGGGCCAAAGATGGCAAAAGTTTCTTTTATGCCACTAACGAGCGAGATCCTAAATATATGGATCATTATGAGATGGATATTGCTGATTTTACATCCAAGTTAATTTATCAGAATACCGATGGGATGGATTTTGGCGGAATGTCTGAAGACAGAAAGTATATAGCGCTTTCTAAGTCTATCAATACTAATGATAATGATCTTTATCTATTGAATACCGAAACCAAAGAAAAAGTTAAGATTAACGATAACTTAAGCGGAAACTCACCAGAGGATTTTTCTCCAGATGGTAAATCATTCTATTATACTACCGATGATAATGCAGAATTTAGTTACTTAATGAAGTATAATCTTGAAGATGGTAGTAAAGAAAAGGTTTTAGAAAAAAACTGGGATATTTCTGGTTTTTACTTCACCCAAAACGGAAAATACCAGGTAATGTTTACCAATGAAGATGCTAAGACGGTTATGGAGGTAAAAGAAGTAGCCACAGGTAATACTATTGATTTCCCTTCTATAGAAAATCAACAAATTAATAGGGCACGTTTTTCGAGAGATGAATCTATGGCATTACTTAGCGTTGGAGGGTCAAATACGCCTACCAATTCATACTCTTATGATCTTGCAACCAAAAAATACCATAAGCTAACAGATGTTTTAAATAAAGATATCAATCCAGATCATTTGGTTACTTCAGAAGTAGTTCGTTTTAAATCTTTTGATGGATTAGATATTCCTGCTATATATTATAAGCCTAAACAAGCAACTGTTGATCATAAAGTTCCTGCATTAGTTTGGGTTCATGGCGGCCCCGGAGGACAATCCAGACAAGGATTTAGTTCTGTAATTCAATACCTGGTAAATCATGGATACGCTGTATTAGCTGTTAATAACAGAGGTAGTAGTGGTTATGGTAAGACTTTTTTCAAAATGGATGATCGAAATCATGGGGATAAAGATCTAAAAGATTGTGTTGCAGGAAAAGACTGGCTGGCAAAACAAGATATCGTAGACGCCGATAAAATAGGAATCATTGGTGGTTCTTATGGAGGTTATATGACTATGGCAGCCCTTACTTATACTCCAGAAGAATTTAAGGTTGGTGTAAATATTTTTGGAGTTACAAATTGGTTAAGAACATTAAAAAGTATTCCGCCATGGTGGGAATCTTTTAAAGAAGCGTTGTACACAGAAATGGGAGATCCAAATACCGCTGATTCTGTTCGTTTACGACAAATTTCTCCACTTTTTCACACTGAAAAAGTTACAAAACCATTGATTGTTCTTCAAGGAGCCAAAGATCCCAGAGTTTTAAAAGTAGAATCTGATGAAATTGTAGAAGGAGTTAAGAAAAGTGGTGTTCCTGTAGAATATGTATTATTCGAGGATGAAGGACATGGATTTGTAAAAAAAGAAAATCAAATCGAAGCCTATGGTAGAATTTTGAAGTTCTTAGATAAATATTTAAAAAGCGCAGGTACCGAAATGATTAATGACGGTAAAACCGAATCTACTAAGATTGATTCGGAGTCCTAA
- a CDS encoding VPS10 domain-containing protein gives MKKRIFLLLLLGVISTLSAQKFTMDLIKDNTPRNIGPGGMSGRVTAIDVVTTNPDIIYAGTASGGLWKSTSGGIKWAPIFNNEATASIGAVAIQQSNPSVIWVGTGEGNPRNSLNGGYGIYRSLDGGKNWKLMGLEKTRHIHKVIIDPTNPDIVYVAAIGSPWGEHPERGVFKTTDGGTTWTKILFNNNKTGAADLVMDPTNPNKLIVAMWEHKRDPWFFNSGGEGSGLYITHDGGKNWEERTDKDGLPKGNLGRIGLAIAPNKPNIVYALVEAKKNALYKSTDGGFKWKKINDKKDIGNRPFYYSDIFVDPQNENRVYSVFTYVNVSEDGGKNFTQLMPAYGVDNGVHPDHHAWWIHPNDGSYMIDGNDGGLNITRDGGKSWRFIGNLPVAQFYHINVDNEFPYNVYGGMQDNGSWRGPAYVWKAQGIRNSYWQEISFGDGFDVVPDKDDSRYGWTMSQQGYVSRYDWMTGNNYTVRPTHPDPKVKLRFNWNAAINIDPFDNSTIYFGSQFVHKSTDKGLTWKVISPDLSTNNPEKLKQAESGGLTMDATGAENHCTVLVVEPSPLEQNMLWASTDDGRVHITQNGGTNWTDVSNNIKELPKGSWIVQIKASNKKKGEALLVANDYRRFNYTPYAFRTTDYGKTWKRIVNQNDVKSYTLSIVEDPIEKNLLFLGTDDGLYISLNAGNSWTKWTKGFPTVSVKDLVIQPREHDLVIGTFGRAAWVLDDIRPLRALAKNSTILSQKLHLFDPPTAYQAAYQQPTGSRFGGDALYNGENRDYGALISYYLKVEEKKKEEPSKEEDKKEGNEDESDSEKEEAKVKWDSIHLKIYDGDRLIRTLKEKTPDSTGFHKTKWFMNEKGVDRPSRKIQKQDREPGGVGVKPGKYKLVLEYGDQKSETMIEVKSDPRLQISQKNINEIYAASKNMEKMRQSAADAVKQLVESKDIASKYQKELKKLDKKKYKDQIKLSKDISKKIDSVIAIYLGKEDKRQGITRNPEVTVMQRMGTAGWYVGSRQNGLTSTENTLIKQAKDALQDALVKTNEFFINDWKPYREAIEKLDASPFKEIKNFSLE, from the coding sequence ATGAAAAAACGAATATTTTTACTGTTACTACTAGGTGTGATTTCTACATTATCTGCACAGAAATTCACTATGGATCTTATTAAAGATAACACTCCGCGTAATATAGGTCCTGGAGGAATGAGTGGTCGTGTCACTGCTATAGATGTGGTAACTACCAATCCTGATATTATATATGCGGGAACCGCTTCTGGTGGACTCTGGAAATCTACTTCTGGAGGGATCAAATGGGCTCCTATTTTTAATAATGAAGCTACTGCTTCTATTGGAGCCGTGGCTATCCAACAATCAAATCCATCGGTAATCTGGGTAGGTACAGGAGAAGGAAATCCTAGAAATAGTCTTAATGGTGGATATGGTATTTATAGATCTCTGGATGGTGGTAAAAATTGGAAACTTATGGGGTTAGAGAAAACCCGTCACATACATAAAGTAATCATTGATCCTACTAATCCTGATATCGTTTATGTTGCAGCAATTGGATCTCCCTGGGGGGAGCATCCAGAAAGAGGAGTTTTTAAAACTACCGATGGAGGTACTACCTGGACCAAAATTCTATTTAATAACAATAAAACCGGAGCTGCAGATCTAGTCATGGATCCTACAAATCCTAACAAGTTAATAGTTGCTATGTGGGAACATAAGCGTGACCCATGGTTTTTTAATTCGGGAGGAGAAGGTTCTGGTCTTTACATCACTCATGATGGAGGGAAGAACTGGGAAGAACGTACTGATAAAGACGGGCTTCCAAAAGGTAATTTAGGTAGAATAGGATTAGCAATAGCACCTAATAAACCTAATATTGTATATGCATTGGTCGAGGCCAAAAAGAATGCACTATACAAATCAACAGACGGAGGGTTTAAATGGAAAAAAATTAATGATAAAAAAGATATCGGTAATCGTCCTTTTTATTACTCTGATATATTCGTAGACCCACAAAATGAGAATCGAGTATATTCTGTATTTACCTATGTAAATGTTTCTGAAGATGGTGGTAAAAACTTTACACAGTTGATGCCTGCTTATGGTGTTGATAATGGAGTACACCCAGATCATCATGCATGGTGGATTCACCCTAATGATGGGAGTTATATGATTGATGGTAATGATGGGGGACTAAACATCACTCGTGATGGAGGTAAATCCTGGCGTTTTATAGGAAATCTTCCTGTCGCACAATTTTATCATATTAATGTAGACAACGAATTTCCTTATAATGTATACGGAGGTATGCAGGATAATGGTAGCTGGAGAGGTCCTGCTTATGTATGGAAAGCACAAGGAATCAGAAACTCATACTGGCAGGAAATATCATTTGGTGATGGGTTTGATGTTGTACCCGATAAAGATGACTCTAGATATGGATGGACGATGAGTCAGCAAGGATATGTAAGCCGCTATGATTGGATGACGGGTAACAATTATACGGTGCGCCCTACTCACCCCGATCCTAAAGTAAAATTGCGTTTTAACTGGAATGCAGCAATCAATATTGATCCATTTGATAATAGTACAATCTATTTCGGAAGTCAGTTTGTACACAAGAGTACAGATAAGGGACTTACCTGGAAAGTGATATCTCCCGATCTTTCGACAAACAATCCCGAGAAGTTAAAACAAGCAGAAAGCGGTGGATTAACAATGGATGCTACAGGTGCAGAAAATCACTGTACTGTTTTGGTTGTTGAGCCTTCGCCGCTAGAGCAAAATATGCTTTGGGCAAGTACCGATGACGGCCGAGTACATATCACTCAAAACGGAGGAACAAACTGGACCGATGTATCTAATAATATAAAAGAATTACCAAAAGGAAGCTGGATTGTACAAATCAAAGCCTCAAACAAAAAGAAAGGAGAAGCTCTTTTGGTCGCTAATGATTACAGAAGATTTAACTATACACCATATGCGTTTAGAACTACGGATTACGGTAAGACCTGGAAACGTATTGTTAACCAGAATGACGTAAAAAGTTATACGCTTAGTATTGTTGAAGATCCTATAGAAAAAAACCTATTATTTCTGGGTACAGATGATGGATTGTATATTTCTCTTAATGCAGGAAACAGTTGGACAAAATGGACCAAAGGTTTTCCTACCGTATCGGTAAAAGATTTGGTAATACAACCTAGAGAGCATGATCTGGTTATTGGTACTTTTGGTAGAGCTGCCTGGGTATTAGATGATATACGACCACTAAGAGCATTGGCAAAAAACAGCACTATTTTAAGTCAGAAATTACATCTTTTTGATCCTCCTACAGCATATCAAGCTGCTTATCAACAACCTACAGGTAGTCGTTTTGGAGGAGATGCCCTATATAATGGTGAAAATCGTGACTATGGAGCTCTTATTTCATATTATCTTAAAGTAGAAGAAAAGAAAAAAGAAGAACCTAGCAAAGAAGAAGATAAAAAGGAAGGCAATGAAGATGAGTCTGATAGTGAGAAAGAAGAAGCCAAGGTAAAATGGGATTCTATTCATCTTAAAATCTATGATGGTGATCGTTTGATCAGAACCTTAAAAGAAAAGACCCCCGATTCTACAGGGTTTCATAAAACAAAATGGTTTATGAATGAAAAAGGTGTTGATCGACCTTCGCGAAAAATCCAAAAACAAGATAGAGAACCCGGTGGTGTTGGTGTAAAACCAGGGAAATATAAACTGGTACTAGAATATGGGGATCAAAAATCTGAAACTATGATCGAGGTTAAATCTGATCCTAGATTACAAATATCCCAGAAGAATATCAATGAAATTTATGCCGCTTCAAAAAACATGGAAAAAATGAGGCAATCGGCAGCAGATGCTGTAAAACAACTGGTAGAGAGTAAGGATATAGCTTCAAAATACCAGAAAGAGCTTAAAAAATTAGATAAAAAGAAATATAAAGATCAGATTAAATTATCTAAAGATATTTCTAAAAAAATCGATAGTGTAATTGCTATCTATCTTGGTAAGGAAGATAAGCGTCAGGGAATCACTCGTAATCCAGAAGTAACGGTGATGCAACGTATGGGTACAGCAGGATGGTATGTAGGTAGCCGTCAAAACGGACTAACTTCTACAGAAAACACCTTGATAAAACAAGCTAAAGATGCGTTACAAGATGCACTGGTAAAAACCAACGAATTTTTTATAAACGATTGGAAACCATATCGCGAAGCTATTGAGAAGCTAGATGCCTCTCCTTTTAAAGAAATTAAGAATTTTAGTTTAGAATAA